The DNA sequence aggctcattgtgtGTGAAACACTGTAGAAGGACAAAATCCCTGCGCTGTGATCtacatacactcctattcttCTGGACACTACAGGAAGGACAGTCTCTATGTTATTGTGACAGAATGAGCAGAAAGTGGGAGTGCAGTAtaaactccaggactgatcattaaACCCAGCTACACTCTCAGGACCATctcccttcctgctgatgctcttatacGCCACTCCTATAACCACTCCTAATGTCCCATTACCAGCCCACTCcacctcccagtaacagcgtccagtcAAACTCTCGACACAGAATGCTTGACACCAataatcaaatctgtctggatgatcggGATACGGCAGACTTGTCTCAGAGCAAGCGATCACTGTGTTCTCCTCAAACGGACGGAGCCAACTATTCACTGAGTTCAGATCCAGAGTCAACAGAcgggaatctgatggagataaaGAGATCATGACCTTCCATCATTAATATAACTCTTTAGCAGGGTCCAAGATAGTTTTATAATCCTAAAGTTggacttttttaaatgtgtctctGATGGCTCGTTTCCACCGAGCGGTACAATTCAGGACGGTAAACCCTGATCCGGCTTGCGTTTCCATCgccaacagtacccttacttgatagGCGTGGCATATGCCTGAAAGTAGTGATCAACATCATCCTCGTGTGAAgaagaaagtgacagtaaacaacaatggaggacatcCAGCAGCTTTGTTTGAGCAAAGGCTGAAGGCAAGGAAAAACAGCAGAAAAATACACATTGTATTGCGTTGTCATTTTCCTTGTAGCATGCGCAAGTGACAATTCTCTGCCAACCAATcagtgttctgcagtgagtgtAGCTCCACCCTTTTGGTACCGGTACTATTGGTACTATTGTGTTTGGTACCCCAACGGAAGGGTCCCAAAAAAACCGCTCGGTGGAAACGAGCCATAAGACTGCTAAAATCATCAATGAAACCTCAATCCTGTTAGGTAAAATTTCATATAGGGCTGCAACAAATCTATGCTATACACTGAAACCAAAATAgtataaacaaattatttaaaaggcAACATAGTATGTTATTACCTATAAACAATCATTTATTCTTCCTGTAGGGTAAAAGCAACCCCATTTCATGATTTACTTGTGTTACAAGCATCAAATACGGTTCAATTTACAGTAAAACCTGTCTATTCATGTCCATCAACAAATTTTCTATGAAAATGAATAGTTTTCTCTCACTCCCTTTCCATTTGATGACACACATTTTcagtaatttaaataattaataataaaatttgttaatgattatttttattgctGATTTTATAATGAGAATTGTTGCAGCCCATGTAACACACAAAGTAAAAAAGGCCATTAACTTACTGTAAAACAGTCAAACTCTCCAACAAGACTGAATTTTAGATATGATTTTTCATAGTAACTTACATTGTAGGAATTCCTCTCTGGTCTGATATTCAGGAGCTCCAATGACATGGATGGATTCCACTACAGACACCAAAACACAAATGCAGTTTAATTctcacaaaggaaaaaaaataaaataataatatatatatatatacatacaaaaaaaaagctgaatttattaaaatgacccagttcaaaagtttgtgaacctttgcttcttaatactgtgtgtggttacctggatgatctacgagtgtttgtttgttttgtgatgttgttcatgagtctcttgtttgtcctgagcagttaaactgagctctgttctgcagaaaaatcctcctggtcctgcagattcttcagtttaaggattttttgcatatttgaaccctttccagcagtgactgtatgattttgagatccgtcttttcacactgaggacaactgagggactcaaacacaactaataaaaaaggttcaaacattcactgatgctccagaaggaaacatgatgcattaagagtcgggggtgaaaacttttgaacaggatgaagatgtcaaaattttcttattttgtttaagtatctttttcttttttttttttttttcatttaggtactgcccttcggaagcaacagaaaatacttgcatgtttcccagaGACAAATTAAGCACAATTTAcattgatcttcaaattcaaagttttcaccccccggctcttaatgcatcatgtttccttctggagcatcagtgaatgtttgaaccttttttaatagttgtgtttgagtccctcagttgtcctcagtgtgaaaagatggatctcaaaatcattcagtgactgctggaaagggttcaaatatgcagaagatgctggaaaactgaagaatctgcaggacctggaggatttttctgaagaacagagctcagtttaactgatcagaacaaacaagggactcattaacaaccatcacaaaacaattGTAGATCATCGAGGTAATGACACACattattaagaatcaagggttcccaaacttttgaatggggttattttaataaattcagctattttttgactatatgtaaacatcttttatgtaaaatatcttactcaggacagtactaaataaaaaaataacatgcattttgtatgatctctctttttttcttaaaattattcacattttcacagattctgcaagtggttcccatactttttcatgcaactatatatatatatatatatatatatatatatatatatatatatatgtcgaCAGCCATATACGTGTATGCATGTATGGTGCTGAACTCATTTCTGAGAGTAGACTAGTGTTTACCTATTCTGTTAGTATTTTCTATAGTCTCTCTGGAGAACTGCTGCAGTTTGTCTGTGAGTTGTGAGAATGATCTCACTATGTTGTCAAAAGACAGATGAGAACTGATACCGAAGCCGTCTGTAGATACAGGGTGATAGAGAGACGGCAAACCCTACAgacacaaagacaaaaacacaaactgtaATTCCAGAACCTTGTTAAAGTCCTCAGTGTTTGAGAAGATCTGTGTTACCTGGAGGAAATGAACATGATCCCTTCGCTGTGAAAGCTGCTTCATCTCAGCATCTCTCCTCCTCAAATCATCGATCTTCTGCTCCAGTCCCTCCAGTCGTTCTTCAGCTCGACTCACTGCAAATCgttcctgatctctgatcagctgTGTCACCTCAGAGCGACGTCTCTCAATGGAGGAGATGAGCTCTGTGAAGGtcctctcactgtcctccactgcggtctgtgcagagcgctgttacacacacatcacaatcacacagtgACTTCAGTGGGACTAGAAGAGCTCCAGCACTGGAGGAAAGTCCAAACTGAAACTTATCTTCTTCTCCAAACTCACCTTATGAGactccacagcctctctcagctctttctgtctctgctgGATTATCATCTGTGTTTCTATCAGTGTTTCCTCAAAATGCCTCTACAGAAAAAGATATATGAATACATCTTGTcacaacatttaataacgtttttactccaaactcacttcataacgacaattgagcatccttctgtgagatgatgtggcttcttacacagaataaggcagtcgtgtgtttattagtcatgtttaattaatcaaagcgtttcagtcttctgtttattcagctacagcaatagtatgatgcccataggAATTTCCTGAAATGATGCATGTTATCTACTTGtacggcagggcatatttgtagttttttgcgcaagagcgccctctggctttcagatggagaagcatttactactgatcacagagccgtacagctccgACAAGCTGCGtataaaataatcacagcctttgccaaatcacgTGCGGTTCAATTGCAAAAAAATCGTGCagcccttatatatatatatatatatatatatatatatatatatatatatatatatataaattgaacgtgctcctcccaacgttgtttataaaacatcataaatgtattataaccgtgctgaataaaattcgtccccttggaattataaggttctatctgacattttcgtcaaaattgagttattcacatattcatactCTGTgacaaattatttacattatgtgatgtttctttttttaagttgtgtacattttggtaCTTCTtcttagaaaacaaaaagtttcTATATACAAAGTCGCACTCTAACTTGGttctataaggttctatctgcgtgagccaatcagcacttcGAATGCACACACGACGACCAATCAGGATCAGCGTTCTTTGTCATGTTGCCGCGATAGCGGAAGAGAGCCCAGAAAAACGCTAAATCGGAGAAGAGAAGTctaaataatttcacacaaCACTAACAGTTTATTAGAAACCTCATGATcgactattttatttatgatcttgTCAATGACAGCAGCCCAAATTCCAGAGAATTAcagtctttttgtgtgttttgcttgTTCTTTTCAGTTAGACACCACGCTAACGTTAGCCAGCAGCGCCATTAAGAGGATAGGTCCGGTTTTTGTAGTCTCACTTATTTCCAGTCACGTCATTGTCATATGAGGGAAAGTTATGTATATATTAGGTTATGTTTTAACCGTGATCCATCCTGTGTACTTGAATTGAGTTGTATGTAGCTATAAAGCTCTACGCTATGGCATACTGGATTAAAGTGTATACTAGATTAAGTGAGATGAATTTTACATAGATTTTACATTGTTGGTAAAAACTGAGTTGTTGCATAGTTgaagtaatttaaatattttaaattatatatagtcagtgaaacatttttcaatgtttattaaactttgttaaacacctttgctgaagcattgtctgttttgcagttttttagtcttaaaatgtcttaaattttacaatattaagccttaaaggtcAAATAGTCAATAATTTAATTGATGGGGTTTTAATTACAACAATAGACGTTAGCATGTTATTTCAGAAATACCGATGTCTAGAGAGAAAGCCATTTCACCTGTCCCActtttgtggaataaagtcctgTCAGATGTATTACAGTAGCTGCTTTCTgtctaaacaaaaggaaacttaaacttaaatggttcctgcaataatgtgttaaattgtCCATCATATTCCTACCTAAGTTTAACATCTGCACTGGACCAAACATTTAGTGCTGCCTTTTATGCTtaacttgaacaagaaaaaaatattaatttaaaatatgcaataaatatcataaaaaccatttctcatgcatgtcaacacattgttacaacactaattgtatgttttaaaacaaattataagcaaactgtttgtttcttgaaaattattgattcaattaatttttttttttgtcaaatagaACTTTATAATTCCAAgcgaaaagtgtttttttagaattagaaggttctatctgcatttgacccgttccaaaaattacaaatttgagaggatattgtatatttagaatacatttaggGTCCCTGTCAtttgtttgaaagaaacttgttcCCATATAGTTTTTGctatatggaatgcaaaaacttttaagttcaatatctcaaaactgctcagaacgcagatagaaccttataattccaaggggacgaattattaaaaacacatttaaaatcgTAGTAGTACCAAACTTTGAGCGGTAATGTGTATTATATTTCAGAGTGAATGATCTATGTATGTGTTCATTACTGAAATTCCACATCAGTTACCCTGACTGAGAGAAAAATCACAAGATCCAGTAGAGAGCAATACCTGTTTCTCTGTTCTTGCTTCTGCAGTTGATACAGTGTCATGATTTTTGTGTTCATCCACCAAACACAGCATACAGACACACTGCTGGTCAGTACGGCAGTAAATTTCCAACATTTTACCATGTTTAGGGCAGATCATCTCCCGCAGTTGTTCAGTGGCATCCATCAGATTGTGTCCTTTACCTCCGAAGAGGCTCTCATGTTGTTGAAGGTGATTTTGACAGTAAGAGCTTTGGCACTCCAGACACGACTTCACtgctttctgtttatttccAGTGCAGGAGTCGCACGGAACATCTTCAGATCCAGTGGGATCAACTGCAGGAGGATCAGCAGCAGGAGTAGCAGCTTGGAGACTCGTCTTCTTTAGTTCCTCCACCAGCTCAGCAAACACCACATTCTTATGTAAAACTGGTCTTGGATTGAAAGTATGATTGCATAATGGACATCTGTAGATTTCCCTCTGATTCCAgctgtttgtgatgcagctcatacagtaactgtgtccacagggaATCGTCACCGGATCGTTCAGTAGATCCAGACACACTGGACAAGTGAGCCGATTCTGATCCACTGAAATACTGGCTCCTGCCATTTCACTGTATGAATACACAGACAGAACACACATCATTTGATTAGTTTATAAGTGTGCTATTTAGTGTTCCTTTGGATTGAGTGGGATCATAGACTATAGTGGGCATCGCATGTGTGACCAGTCGTTCTtctgacatgactgaaatgagCAAGTGACACAGTAAATTGATTTGCTTTGTTATTTAACATCCAGGTTGTTTTCTCCTTGATTCAGCAAATCAGACCCCCCAAGGTGAATGTGAAAATGGATGTTTATGATCATTTTAGTACTAATTATTAAAGTTctatcataataaaagttccaatATTCAGTAATTAAAGCTACAAGCAGCGATGAAAAGGCCCTCGCACCGGGTGCCCCCGCCACCTGGTGGCCTTAGGGAAATGATAAATATTGGAAAAATATGGCAGTCATTTTgatgtgccacacttcctgctgccaacaggtggcgctttgactgtaactgaatattgccatgtagatgtcttcaggccaggactctaataaaacatgtgaagtttggggcagatcggacattgtatacccaagttacaacaacttccccttcagcgaaaactcaagatcttcgcaatttaatgtcGGCTTTTAGACTACACTGACCAAATTTGATGTTGAACTGATtaaatctctaggaggagttagTTAAaatacaacgtctggaaatggcaaaaactgccaaaattttgcagagaaaattcaaaatatctcacttcctgttgggttttcagattttgcactcggggacttttttgtagggattgggctgttacatctgtctacccAATTTCATAattgtacgtgaaacgtagcgcgaagggcgcttaattgaaattttgtaggtggcgctattgagccattttgccacacctaattctgaaacccatatcagatgtaaattttcaccacttctgacgcgtgtgcaaagttt is a window from the Ctenopharyngodon idella isolate HZGC_01 chromosome 15, HZGC01, whole genome shotgun sequence genome containing:
- the LOC127495715 gene encoding tripartite motif-containing protein 16-like, translated to MAGASISVDQNRLTCPVCLDLLNDPVTIPCGHSYCMSCITNSWNQREIYRCPLCNHTFNPRPVLHKNVVFAELVEELKKTSLQAATPAADPPAVDPTGSEDVPCDSCTGNKQKAVKSCLECQSSYCQNHLQQHESLFGGKGHNLMDATEQLREMICPKHGKMLEIYCRTDQQCVCMLCLVDEHKNHDTVSTAEARTEKQRHFEETLIETQMIIQQRQKELREAVESHKRSAQTAVEDSERTFTELISSIERRRSEVTQLIRDQERFAVSRAEERLEGLEQKIDDLRRRDAEMKQLSQRRDHVHFLQGLPSLYHPVSTDGFGISSHLSFDNIVRSFSQLTDKLQQFSRETIENTNRIVESIHVIGAPEYQTREEFLQYSRLLTLDLNSVNSWLRPFEENTVIACSETSLPYPDHPDRFDYWCQAFCVESLTGRCYWEVEWAGNGTLGVVIGVAYKSISRKGDGPESVAGFNDQSWSLYCTPTFCSFCHNNIETVLPVVSRRIGVYVDHSAGILSFYSVSHTMSLIHRVQTTFTQPLYAVFGLDRQAAMKLCCLTN